A window of Polyodon spathula isolate WHYD16114869_AA chromosome 22, ASM1765450v1, whole genome shotgun sequence contains these coding sequences:
- the LOC121297309 gene encoding derlin-2-like isoform X1: MAQSFTQEYLQIPAVTRAYTTACVLTTAAVQLEFITPFQLYFNPDLIFKRYQLWRLITNFLFFGPLGFSFLFNMIFLYRYCRMLEEGSFRGRTADFVFMFLFGGVLMTLFGLFASLFFLGQAFTIMLVYVWSRRNPYVRMNFFGLLNFQAPFLPWVLMGFSLLLGNSIVIDLLGMNWSWPHLLLFRRRIPKPAWREETAGHPRHPESYFRCPGGGSQLQPPPRRAAGRPHTGCRGRGGAESRQCWGAGAPSRPTGPKRTAAAIGGLAS; this comes from the exons ATGGCCCAGAGCTTCACCCAGGAATACCTTCAGATCCCGGCGGTCACCAGGGCGTACACGACGGCCTGCGTGCTGACCACAGCCGCTGTG CAACTAGAATTCATCACTCCATTTCAGCTGTACTTCAACCCTGATCTGATTTTTAAAAGATACCAG CTATGGCGACTGATCaccaactttcttttttttggtccCCTGGGATTCAGCTTCCTGTTCAACATGATATTTCT ATACCGATATTGCCGAATGCTGGAGGAAGGGTCATTCAGGGGCAGAACAGCAGACTTCGTCTTCATGTTCCTGTTTGGGGGAGTCCTCATGACG CTGTTCGGCCTCTTTGCGAGCCTGTTCTTCCTGGGCCAGGCCTTCACCATCATGCTGGTGTACGTGTGGAGCCGCAGGAACCCCTACGTGCGCATGAACTTCTTCGGGCTGCTCAACTTTCAGGCCCCCTTCCTGCCCTGGGTGCTCATGGGCTTCTCCCTGCTCCTGGGCAACTCCATCGTCATTGACCTCCTGGGTAT GAATTGGAGTTGGCCACATTTACTTCTTTTTAGAAGACGTATTCCCAAACCAGCCTGGAGGGAAGAAACTGCTGGTCACCCCAGGCATCCT GAAAGCTATTTTCGATGCCCCGGAGGAGGATCCCAACTACAACCCCCTCCCAGAAGAGCAGCTGGGAGACCCCACACAGGGTGCAGGGGAAGAGGGGGAGCAGAGAGCAGACAATGCTGGGGGGCAGGAGCCCCCTCAAGACCAACTGGACCAAAACGAACAGCAGCGGCGATAGGAGGGCTTGCCTCCTAG
- the LOC121297309 gene encoding derlin-2-like isoform X2, which yields MAQSFTQEYLQIPAVTRAYTTACVLTTAAVQLEFITPFQLYFNPDLIFKRYQLWRLITNFLFFGPLGFSFLFNMIFLYRYCRMLEEGSFRGRTADFVFMFLFGGVLMTLFGLFASLFFLGQAFTIMLVYVWSRRNPYVRMNFFGLLNFQAPFLPWVLMGFSLLLGNSIVIDLLGIGVGHIYFFLEDVFPNQPGGKKLLVTPGILKAIFDAPEEDPNYNPLPEEQLGDPTQGAGEEGEQRADNAGGQEPPQDQLDQNEQQRR from the exons ATGGCCCAGAGCTTCACCCAGGAATACCTTCAGATCCCGGCGGTCACCAGGGCGTACACGACGGCCTGCGTGCTGACCACAGCCGCTGTG CAACTAGAATTCATCACTCCATTTCAGCTGTACTTCAACCCTGATCTGATTTTTAAAAGATACCAG CTATGGCGACTGATCaccaactttcttttttttggtccCCTGGGATTCAGCTTCCTGTTCAACATGATATTTCT ATACCGATATTGCCGAATGCTGGAGGAAGGGTCATTCAGGGGCAGAACAGCAGACTTCGTCTTCATGTTCCTGTTTGGGGGAGTCCTCATGACG CTGTTCGGCCTCTTTGCGAGCCTGTTCTTCCTGGGCCAGGCCTTCACCATCATGCTGGTGTACGTGTGGAGCCGCAGGAACCCCTACGTGCGCATGAACTTCTTCGGGCTGCTCAACTTTCAGGCCCCCTTCCTGCCCTGGGTGCTCATGGGCTTCTCCCTGCTCCTGGGCAACTCCATCGTCATTGACCTCCTGG GAATTGGAGTTGGCCACATTTACTTCTTTTTAGAAGACGTATTCCCAAACCAGCCTGGAGGGAAGAAACTGCTGGTCACCCCAGGCATCCT GAAAGCTATTTTCGATGCCCCGGAGGAGGATCCCAACTACAACCCCCTCCCAGAAGAGCAGCTGGGAGACCCCACACAGGGTGCAGGGGAAGAGGGGGAGCAGAGAGCAGACAATGCTGGGGGGCAGGAGCCCCCTCAAGACCAACTGGACCAAAACGAACAGCAGCGGCGATAG